Sequence from the Fundulus heteroclitus isolate FHET01 unplaced genomic scaffold, MU-UCD_Fhet_4.1 scaffold_68, whole genome shotgun sequence genome:
GTTAATCTGTCACTGATCGCAGTTTTCCTGTTAAACTTTCACTGGAACTGTCCCTAAATGGTAAAGCATTGAGACGTGGGTTAGGAGCAGCGGCAGGAAGCCGCAGCCATTCCTCACGTGTCAGATCTTTGGAGAACGTTCTCGTCTTCAGTCAGAAGATACACTCACCAGCATCCTGCCCAGCTTCTTCTCAGGGAGCCAGCCGCTCCGATAACCACTGGTTCTGCCCCATGTATCCAGATCACCATCTCCAGACAGGCAACATGTAGAACCTTGATGTTCTGCAGCACCAGAAGACCACACCAGGTTCCTGTCAGAACCAAGGTCACAGTTCACACACTCaccagaactggaccagaacaggTTGAGAACAATTGTTGGCAGGTCCAATCGGGTCAGAACCTGGTGGGTATGGATCCACCCTGCTTGTGTCAGCAGTTCAggctggggggtgggggggggggggcacattgGGGACTGCAGATCATTTAAAACCCAAAACCTTCCATTTTCTGATGGTGACGTCCAGCAGGCCGATGCTCACAGCCACAGAGCTCAGCACATCGAGTCTGCTAACCTCCAGTGGTCTCCACAGTCACCACATCTCAGGCTACAGAAGACCTTTAGAacgtcttgttgtgtctctgttctgtcttctgtaaccccagtcggtcgaggcaaatGACCGTTCAtgctgagcccggttctgccggaggttttccttcccgttaatgaggagtttttcttcccactgtcgcttcatgcttgctcagtatgagggattgctgcaaagccatgtacaatgcagacgactctccctgtggctctacggttccccgggagggaatgctgcttgtcgggactttgatgcaatcaactggtttccttatataggacatttttgaccaatctgtataatatgattgattttgattttgtaaagagcctcgagatgacatgtttcatgaattggcgctatataaataaaattgaattgaattgaacatggTGGAACAGGAGATTCTCACCACTTTCCACCAACAAATCATGCCAATATGGACCCGTATGTCTGAGGAAAGGTTCTGACACCTTGCTGGACCTGTGCCCTGCAGACCTGAGCTCCAGTCTGTGGAACAGTACCTAATTTAGTGGCCGGTTCCTTTAAGCACAGGAAATCATGAAAACTTCAGACCTTTTTGGTCAGTGTCTTTAGTTttattcaattgtatttataaaactgaactgaaaataaaagttaagCTCTACATTAAAAAAGATTGTTCCTTTAAACTTCTTCACCAAACTACAATCCAACTTAATTTGTAAAGTACTTTAAAATTCCCCAATAACTAAAGTGCTGTACAgtgtacaaataataaaaccaaagaaataaattaattaaacaatataaaaaagcGTAAATTACAAACTCAACATATAACCTTCAAACGTCTACACTAAAAATAGTTTAACCTCTCAAGCTGAAATTAAAACCCCACTTAGCGTCAAAGCCAACGCAAAGAGGTGAGTTTTAAGAATTGATTTAAAaccagccagcttctgcagccgaggatcggaacacCAAGGTCTCCGCCCTCTGCCACCCATttcacaatgcacccgacccctttggcccctcctacAGGTGGGGAACctattggaagggggacccatgtctcctcttcgggctgagcccagctgggctccatgggcaaaagcccggctaccagacgctcgccaatgtgccccacctccaggcctggctccagggTGGGGCACATCATAAGGGgtctttgggctgctctttgtctggccgtggaacactggaccagctctataccctcagcaggattctggagggggcatgggagtttacccaaccagtctacatgtgctttgtggatctggagaaggcattcgaccgtgtcccccgggggatcctgtggggggtactccgggagtatggagtaccggaccctttaataagggctgtcaggtctctgtacgaccggtgtcagagtctggtccgcattgccggcagtaagtcggactcgtttccggtgagagttggactccgccaaggctgccctttgtcaccgattctgttcataacttttatagacagaatttctaggcgcagccaaggtgttgaggggatccgctttggtggccttaggattgcgtctctgctattcgcggatgacgtggtcctattggcttcatcagggcgtgatctacagctctcactggagcggttcgcagccgagtgcgaagcggccgggatgaagatcagtgcctccaaatctgagaccatggtcttgaaccggaaaagggtagagtgccttctccgggttggggaggatgtgctgcccctagtggaggagttcaagtatcttggggtcttgttcacgaatgaggggaggatggagcgggagatggacaggcggattggtgcagcgtctgctgagaagcgggcgctgtaccgatccgttgtggtgaagagagagctgagccaaaaggccaagctctcgatttaccggtcgatctacgttcctaccctcatctatggtcacgagctttgggtcgtgaccgaaagaacgagatcccggatacaagcggctgaaatgagttttctccgtagtgtgtctgggctctcccttagagatagggtgaggagctcagtcatccggggaggactcagagtagagccgctgctcctccacgtcgagaggagccagttgaggtggctcgggcatctggtcaggatgcctcctggacgcctccctggtgaggtgttccgggcacgtcccaccgggaggaggcccaggggaagacccaggacacgctggagggactatgtctctctgctgggaacgccttgggattcccccggaggagctggcccaagtggccggggagagggacgtctgggcctccctactgaagctgctacccccgcgacccgacccaggataagaggaagatggatggatttaaaaaTCAGAGAAAAGGATCCTCTTTATGAACAATGGAAGGTTGTTCCATCTTTCTGGAGCTCCCACAGAAAAAGCACAACTCCCCCTAAGCTCACATTTAGGTTGGGGCTCCTCAGGGAGCAACTGCTCAGCTGACCTGGAGGTGCATgaacctgcagcagctcagaaaagcaaatttatttatatagcacatttctgtACAGACACAATGcacagtgctttacatgataaaaatataggaaaataaaacagaataaaagcaagttggaataaaacgtagaaacaaaatacaacatgggagaatagaaactaaaagcaattataaaaaaaagtaaagctggactacaaagttaaactaatgatgttcagtagaacagtttaattagaacagctaaaatcctaaacaaatatgtttttaatcttgatttaatggaacttaggctttcagcacctttccagttttctgggagtttgttccagatcagtggagcataggaaccaaatgctgcttctccatgtctggttctggttctggttctgcagagcagactggagccagaagacctgagtggtctggagggttgatgccctgataacaagtctgtgatggatttaggtgctaattcagggatttatagactaacagaaggattttaaagtctattctctgagatccagggagccatggaaggacttcagaaccgggtccatgttctctatgttcttagtcttagtggaaggacttcagaaccgggtccatgttctctacgttcttagtcttagtggaaggacttcagaaccgggtccatgttctctacgttcttagtcttagtgaggacttcagaaccgggtccatgttctctacgtttttagtcttagtgaggacttcagaaccgggtccatgttctctacgttcttagtcttagtgaggacttcagaaccgggtccatgttctctacgttcttagtcttagtgaggacttcagaaccgggtccatgttctctacgttcttagtcttagtgaggacttcagaaccgggtccatgttctctacgttcttagttttagtggaagcatttcagaaccgggtccatgttctctatgttcttagtcttagtgaggacttcagaaccgggtccatgttctctatgttcttagtcttagtggaaggacttcaaaACCGGACGTTTGTCCAAAGGACAAACGACTTAACACgttcctctctgcatacagggggaggtggtggagcacgTGGGAAGCtttaggttcctgggcattcacgtCTCCTCAGACCAAACACCTCCcacaacaacggctcttcttcctcaggaaccCGGAACGTACCAGACTTCCCACTAAGCTGCTCGTAAACctttacagagctacaatagaaagtgttttatgtcaTACATACAAATGTGTAGAGTTTTCAGATGGAAAATTAACCATCTTAGAACTCTTTCAAGTTAGCTGTGTTGAAGTCAGTTCAAGTTTAGTTTGAGTAATGATTAACCATTAGATTAGATATAACTGCAGAGATTATCTGATCTGCATACAGCTCTGCCAGTATGGCAGTAGACCAGTTATTATTGCCCTACTTATGCCACTAATGATCTTTATCAGCCTCAGGTTGAGTGTTTAGCCTttggtttatttcatttatatgttacagcaaagagtaAAGCTGCTACATGTGCTTCTTTCCAGGTGTTTCTTTAACCACCTCTCTAACATCTCCAAGTACACCCATCATCTCAACATCTGCCAACACCACCGCTGACTACAGAGCTCCTGTAGCACTAGCTACCACTGCTGTTCATCTTGATTCTCTTTCTGGTACTGACCCAGTCCCGACTGTCAGTCCAAACATCAGCATTGTCCCGCTCAGTGCTACTGGAACCACAGAGAGCTCACTTCCAGTCACTGTTCCCAGAACCACTCCCATTGTAGACCTCCAAACTACCACTACTTTCAGCCACACCATCACTGAGGGCCAAACAGCTGACGAGCACAGTAGTACCACCGTCACCTATGAGATGGTGGAGACTACTACTCCTTTACTCAAGACACAGAGTACTACTACTCTTAATAATAGTACTACATCTACTATTAGCACTACTCCCTGGAATGCAACACAGAGTTATCCTCATCCTACTACTGCTAATATTAGTACTACTTCTGTTAATACTACTCTTGCTTTGCAAACACCTACACCAGAGAGTGATACTCCCATTACTATTCCCATtcctactgctactactactattagaAGTCCCATTACTACTGGTCCTTATCCTACTACTCCCATTACTTCTACTACTTCTCACACTACACATACTGTTACCAATGCTACCCCatttactattactactactagaGCCACTACTATGACTGCTGAGACTCCTTGGCCTACACCAGAGAGTCATACTCCTAGTACTAGTAACAGTCCCACCACTACTACTAATAGTACTACTTCTACTCccattactactactactactactactactactactactacttctactccCATTACTACTCCTACTCCTACTACTAGTAGTACTTCTCCTTCCattactactcctactactactagAGCCACTACTACTATGACTGCTGAGACTCCTTGGCCTACACAAGAGAGTGATACTCCCATTACTATTATTAGTACTAGTAGCAGTCCCATTACTACTGATCCTTTTACTACTAGATCCATTACCACTGCTACTATTACTACTTCCACTCccattactactactactactactaatactagtCCCAATACTACAACTACTCCTTCCACCACCGCCACGACTGCTGCACCAAGGAATTGTACTAATGGGGAAAATGTGAACGGCGTCTGCATCTGTCCTGACGAATGGACCGGAGAGACGTGCTCACAGAGTAAGTCCTGCTGGCTGTGGACATCATGCTGTCTCATTTTATCAGCAGTAAAATAAACTGCTGGTTTCTTGGTTGATGTGAAAATGGTAGAGTATTAATTCGAGGAAATATAGGTGCAATTTCGATTTTCAGGGAACATTTTTAGTAAAGAAACGCCTAAAATATGACAAATGGTTGTTTTGGATAAGTCTTTAAATCCAGACCCACCATGGTCCTATTAGGTTCAGTCCTGCCTTCAGTTCTAGTGAATCTGATCTGATTAATCTGACCCAAACTTTGTTGCATCTCCACATGGGAGACCTAATGATCTCAAACTTTTGAATATCTCACACATCAGTTATTGAGAAAGTGGAACTCATCTAATGTGTAGGTCCATCACAAAGAGTGAAATAcgtcaagcctttatttcttgcaaTGTTAATGACTATGTCTTACAGATCATGAGAACCTTacattcagtgtctcagaaaatttgaatcaAAATGAACTCCAAACAACTGCAACCTTTGAAtgagtctctgcttcaacacacccgaCTTCAGTGTTAGCTCACCAACAGAGCTGTGTAGAGCTCCACTGCAGGACAGGGAGGAAGTTTAGTGCTTTTATTCAGGGCAAATTACATGTCTACAAGTTGCCCTCAATGATTTGAGACCACTGCTCTCAGGGGTCTCAGTCTGGGTCAATAGGAAGTGCCATCAGGGGGAAGGCTGCTGACCGGACACACATGTAGGAGACAGTCCCTGGCTCCCTCCACCAGCAGGGAAAGCCACAGGTCAGTGCTGAAGAacctggctgttcacagaggaACTGCAGCACTGAGAGGATTGTCAAGAACAGTCCATTCAGGATTCTGGGGAGCTTCCCAAGGGGTGGACTAAGGCTGGATCTGCACATCAAGAACCACAATCCATGATCCTACACATGGGCTACAAGCCTTTCACCTGGACCAAGCAGAAATGGAGCTGGACTGTTGTACAGTGGTCCAAACTCCTCCTCTCAGATTAAAGATTTCATTTCATCTGGGAAATGGAGGTCCCTGACTCTGGAGGAGGAGTGGAGTCCAAGCTGGCTGAGGTCCAGAATGAGGTTTTCCCT
This genomic interval carries:
- the LOC118561598 gene encoding mucin-2-like — its product is MEGRFCIVLFLGVSLTTSLTSPSTPIISTSANTTADYRAPVALATTAVHLDSLSGTDPVPTVSPNISIVPLSATGTTESSLPVTVPRTTPIVDLQTTTTFSHTITEGQTADEHSSTTVTYEMVETTTPLLKTQSTTTLNNSTTSTISTTPWNATQSYPHPTTANISTTSVNTTLALQTPTPESDTPITIPIPTATTTIRSPITTGPYPTTPITSTTSHTTHTVTNATPFTITTTRATTMTAETPWPTPESHTPSTSNSPTTTTNSTTSTPITTTTTTTTTTTTSTPITTPTPTTSSTSPSITTPTTTRATTTMTAETPWPTQESDTPITIISTSSSPITTDPFTTRSITTATITTSTPITTTTTTNTSPNTTTTPSTTATTAAPRNCTNGENVNGVCICPDEWTGETCSQSKSCWLWTSCCLILSAVK